A window of the Gossypium hirsutum isolate 1008001.06 chromosome A05, Gossypium_hirsutum_v2.1, whole genome shotgun sequence genome harbors these coding sequences:
- the LOC107961372 gene encoding laccase-17 has protein sequence MAAVYKSTAFVGVFVFTFVTLCLFPLPVAGITRYYKFDIKLQNVARLCHAKSIVTVSGQFPGPCVMVREGNHLSVKVVNHVPNNITIHWHGVRQLRTGWADGPAYVTQCPIQKGQSYVYKFRIVGQRGTLFWHAHISWLRATVYGPLIILPRLGVPYPFPKPYKEVPIILDTEAIISQALQTGGGPNVSDAYTINGHPGPFYNCSAKDTFKLKVKPGKTYLLRLINAALNDQLFFGIANHTLTVVEADAVYVKPFETEAILLASGQTTNVLLKTKPTYPNASFFMAARPYVTGSATFNNSTVAGILENKLSPNSLPSSISVKNLSPFKPNLPALSNTSFVENFANKLRGLATVHSPASVPQNVDKQFLFTVGLETSQCWQNRTCQGPNGTKFAAAVNNVSFTTPTTALLQAHFFGKSHGVYKTDFPREPKIRFDYTGTPPDNTMVNNGTKLLVLPFNTNVELIMQDTSILGAESHPLHLHGYNFFVVGQGFGNFDPQKNPNNFNLIDPVERNTVGVPAGGWIVIRFVADNPGVWFMHCHIDAHQSWGLKMAWIVLDGDLPNQKLSPPADDLPMC, from the exons ATGGCTGCTGTTTATAAATCAACAGCATTTGTGGGTGTCTTTGTCTTCACATTTGTCACTTTATGTCTTTTTCCACTGCCTGTAGCTGGGATCACCAGATATTACAAGTTTGAT ATCAAGCTGCAAAACGTGGCTCGTTTGTGCCATGCCAAGAGCATCGTAACCGTAAGTGGGCAGTTTCCTGGTCCTTGTGTCATGGTAAGGGAAGGCAACCACCTTTCAGTAAAAGTGGTTAACCATGTGCCCAACAACATCACCATTCACTG GCATGGTGTTCGACAGCTTCGAACTGGATGGGCGGACGGACCGGCATATGTGACTCAGTGTCCCATACAAAAAGGCCAAAGTTATGTGTACAAATTCAGAATTGTAGGCCAAAGGGGAACTCTCTTCTGGCATGCCCATATATCATGGTTAAGAGCAACTGTTTATGGTCCCTTGATCATTCTTCCTAGGCTTGGTGTTCCTTACCCATTTCCCAAGCCTTACAAAGAAGTTCCCATCATTTTAG ATACAGAAGCAATTATTAGCCAAGCTCTTCAAACAGGTGGAGGACCAAATGTCTCTGATGCTTACACCATCAATGGACATCCAGGACCATTCTACAACTGTTCTGCCAAAG ATACTTTCAAGCTGAAGGTGAAGCCTGGCAAGACATACCTTCTCCGCCTTATCAATGCGGCTCTCAACGATCAACTCTTCTTCGGCATAGCTAACCATACCCTTACAGTGGTTGAAGCTGATGCCGTTTACGTTAAACCATTTGAGACCGAAGCAATCCTCCTCGCCTCTGGCCAGACCACGAATGTGCTTCTGAAGACCAAACCAACATATCCAAATGCCTCATTCTTCATGGCCGCTCGACCGTATGTGACAGGGTCAGCCACATTTAATAATTCAACAGTTGCTGgcattttagaaaataaattatcacCCAATAGCTTACCTTCAAGCATCTCAGTTAAGAACCTTTCTCCGTTTAAACCAAATTTACCTGCTCTAAGTAACACTTCCTTCGTAGAAAATTTCGCGAACAAGTTGCGCGGCTTAGCTACTGTACATTCCCCGGCCAGCGTACCCCAAAACGTAGATAAGCAGTTTTTGTTCACAGTTGGCCTTGAAACTAGCCAATGTTGGCAAAACCGAACCTGCCAGGGACCTAATGGAACCAAGTTTGCAGCTGCAGTCAATAACGTATCTTTCACAACGCCAACCACAGCATTACTCCAGGCACACTTCTTCGGAAAATCACATGGGgtttacaaaactgattttccaAGAGAACCTAAAATCCGATTTGATTATACAGGCACTCCACCCGATAACACTATGGTAAATAATGGAACAAAACTACTAGTCCTTCCTTTTAACACAAATGTGGAGCTAATCATGCAAGACACCAGCATACTGGGAGCTGAAAGCCACCCTCTTCATTTGCATGGCTACAATTTCTTCGTTGTTGGCCAAGGTTTTGGGAATTTTGATCCACAAAAGAACCCTAATAACTTTAATCTCATTGACCCTGTTGAAAGGAACACTGTTGGTGTGCCAGCAGGAGGTTGGATAGTTATTCGTTTCGTAGCTGACAACCCAG GGGTATGGTTCATGCATTGCCACATTGACGCCCACCAAAGTTGGGGCCTGAAGATGGCTTGGATTGTGTTGGATGGAGATCTACCCAATCAGAAGTTGAGTCCACCCGCAGATGATCTTCCCATGTGTTGA